The genomic stretch GTCAATCTGTCTTATAGTAGTTAAATTTCTGTATAGTATTGTATTTTGACTATAAACATTTTCCGATTTTCAGTTAAGGGGCTCGCTGCAATCAAATGGACGAAATATTAAAGGCCTTACAAAGTATTTGGATCCTCAACATCCTGGTATTCGGAATGAAATTaactactatttttttttatgtcatagcgggcaactgagctgttggttcgcctgatgactaaatataattgtagaattgcttgtattgtattgttattgtttgcaGAAATGGTCACTGAATGGATTCATCCAGAGGCGGAAATACTTGATCCGGATTCTATTCTACTTGATTTTGGTTTGAATGCTACACTCGGTTGTAAAGTTGAAAGTTTTCCCAGTCCTGAAGTCTGGTGGGAAGACGATCAGGGTGATAAACTGCCTTCAGAAGTAAGATCTTCCATTtgaataactaaaatattcattaaaagcatacatttttttaaattgtgttaataGGAAAttactgtaaaatatttaactgtagGTAACGTCTTGTGGTTACCCACTGCTCGAAAGTCGACCATAACCATGAACGAAGGATATAATCTACGTGTGTATGTCAAAAAAgtggttgtgtgtgtgtgtgtgcaaaCTATTAAGTGTGCCAGAATTTGTACTCCGCCTTCCATTGAATTTTCGTGGAAAGGAGCACAAAGTTTCTGAATCACGTATGAAATAAAGATGTttctatcaaattaaatatgtttattttcatatacttCATCATTATCGTTATCAGCCAgtcaccacgctggccaagtgcgggttggcagatgtcacatgtcgtcgaatttttgattattggacatgccggttccCTCATGATGTTTTTCACCTTCACCGTTTGAAGCAGTTATGATGTGAATTATAGGCTTGCATGCTCGGCACGTATTGAACCCTTGACTTTAGCTTTAAGTCCAAGGACCTCACTGAGCCACTACTGCTTCATATACTTAcgttacattataattgtttgCAGACAGTTCTTCTTGAAATCCCCTCTACATACATTAGCTATATGAGAATTGATAACGCAACTAGAAACGGTACTGTTTTATGCAAGGCAAAGAACGCACTGGACACAGCTGATGACTCTATTGAAGTTTTCATCAATAGAACTTTTACTTTCGAAGTCTTGCAATATCCTACaggtgatattttaataacatatatattaaaatgttgaattggtttttgtaggtattttttaaaaacctcAAACGTAATAACATTCTGGATTAATTAGACACAATTTGCAACACACAAAAATTCAAAGATTGGtttagtattaatttttattcttgtccttaattatttttgtactagAAAAGGAccgtttttatgtattttttaatttaaactaagtTAAAGGTTAATAGTTTTCTGCTATGTAAATCTGTCTGACCACTGGCAAAATAAATGGttctttgttttgtatttctcaggtatgatattttttatttcaatcaaaacacaataaattatattaaccatCGTTTTTCGCAGATACGACAGTGGAATATGGGGAAGAAGGGAGACTGTTTTGTGAGGTAAATGCATACCCAGAAGCTGAGATAAAATGGTTCCACAATGGAACAGAAGTTGAAGGCAGCGATGATATAGAATTGTTACCGGATgagaatttattgttaataaaagaGATGTCTTTGAACAGTACGGGCGAATatgtttgtgaaataaaaaatgacgcGGAGTTTAGAAGCTATGAAGCTACAGTATATGTCACTGGTTTAGGTATAACAGACTGTTGTGAACAGatcaattaattgttttcttgaaatatagctaatatagcttttaataaatatcctaaaatctaaatatttttaacaattcgattgattctttattatttaaggaatataaacaaagaacAAGCTAAAACTACAAAagcaatattgaaattttgtatttcttagAGTTGGCTTGTTGGTTTGTTAAGTTAGCATACCGTTAACCCGGTCTACTCACTTATATCGTAAGTGAGTAGACCTCGTAAGTCACATGTATTTGTACTTGCGCTCATGTCATCATGGAAGAGCTTTTGCAATGTCATCCTACGGGCGAAAGATAGTAACACGCTTTACTTAAATTATCTACTCCGtcatctaaaaatatactaaaataaaattctaaccGGTTAAATGCTTCTTATTAACACGTACTATATTGTCTCTATTCTGTCttattttttagattaacaaccttgatataatttcaattttcagaCCCACCGGAAGTGAAGTTACAAAATagtgaaatagttttaaaaccaGGTGATTGGACACAACAGGAGTGCACGTAAGATCTTACCTTCTAAAAGAaatgatatgatatatttttctcaCGAACTTTCGTTATTGGcagcatatacatatatttgaatgtatatTTACGCCAGATTTTTTTCgaaatatgcatttatatattatctgtaagtATAACAAATGGAAATGATTTTTAGCGTTCTTAAAGGAAAACCTAAGCCCGAAATTACGTGGAAGTACAAAGTGCAAAATGGTTACGATTATTTAGACATACCTGATGGCGTTTACgttgaagaaaatattgtaaaaataccaTCAGCTCAAACATTCCATGCTGGTGTTTTTATTTGCGAAGCGACGAATGTAATGGGTGTCGATATGCAAGAAGTCACGATCAGAGTACAGTGTAAGTTTcatattagttaataataaatacaatatttactaGGTTATGTATACAGataatctgtatatataaaaatgaatcactatttcccttggtcacgccatCATGCGTGAACCGCtgaatcgatttcaaaaattctttcaccattagaaaccTGCAATTACACTGTGTGTGAGTGCcttaggttatatatgtaccacgggtgacaccggggcgaacagctagtatctttttaaaaatgactTGAACGAAAAGGATATGACGTAATTTCTATCGatggattattttttaatgactaTAAATGACATTGTTTAacttataaagttataatcgttaattaaatatacccttataaatttatagaatgTTAAAGCAGTAATTAACATTTGATCAAAACACAAAAGttgcattataattatttattttacgtattattttataattagtttatattattatttacctagCCTTTGGCTAAAAGCAATTCTTATGGGAATGAATTTTTTCATCGcgttaaaaagtagcctatgtcactatCTAGCTTTAAAGCTGTAGTTAACTCTATCCAGAGTCCAGGCGCAgacattatttcataaaattgatCCATTGCGACGTGAAAACAGACAAACTAATACACTTTTGCATAAATTGTACGAATAGTGAGGATTAAAACATTATCTCCATTTAGTTAaaagtacctggatgacctagctttgctcggtattatttttttgttttttttataaattgtgttttttggaaattatatttaagtacgaattacatactaataaaatgatgaaatatgaataatatttttcataatatattgggactactcaaacgcctcctatttgttaaaaaagtaagcttaagtcgataaaatacgaatatgacattttctaaaaaagattcctagctagatcgatttatcgcccccgaaacccctatatctaaatttcatgaaaatcgttggagccgattccgagattccaattatatatatatatatatatatatatatagctcgtttaaagatataagataacaCCAATGCTCACTTTCGCTGCTTTCCTGCTCCGAAAATTAATTACGATATCTACAGCCGCAGGCCCCccataaaaaacaaagttacagtttaaactaatttaattaaatataagcttattatttctatgtcTGTACGATGCAGACCGAAGTTCTATTCTAACaacatgataaaaaattataataatgtaagctGAAATCCTAACTCAGGAACACTTTTTTCAACAAGACGGACCCGTATTCCGTTCCCGTGCGAACgttaatcaataataatccttattcatttatttttatttaaatataaccttatttatattttgtacagtTCCGccgaaaataaagaataaggatgaaaatttaatagtcAAGCAAGGGGACCTGGTAGCTCTGTCATGTGACGTGGATGCTGTACCTAGCGCCCAAGTACACTGGGATATGTATCAAGATGACGTGATTATTACCTTCGACGAAGGGCACTTCACCGATGATAGAAACACTCacaggtaatttatttaatagtgtgaaaataatattagctcgcttaaaaaatcattaataatgaataaattaattaattttactaacAAATACGTTAGGTATATAGAAGATTCTTAACATGCTTTGTTAACTTAaactgtatgtatatttgtgaaatgacatgaatgaatgaaatgaaatatcctTTATGGcacatgaaaaaataaaataaggaaaaaatagGATATAACGTACAAAAGGCGGCTTTATTGCTCAGTAgcaatttctttctttatttgtattcttAACTCGAAGCCTCGATTTTGACTCACTGTTAACGGGTAGATTGTATTCATGGCAAGGATcggtaacaatacaataatttcatcagtttatgttattatcctgattagtgtcgaaatgattaaatattttattcacgtATACTCTAGAGCAAGTGTTCAATTAAGTTGATTCCATTTTAAAGCTGgttttttgtatcttttttaCATCCTTAGAACTCATTATTAGGTACCTACAACTAAAGTATTCCTTATAAACTTAACCAAAAACGACGACGAGTTTCTCTGTTTGCTAACTAATTACTTtcatagtttatttgtttgtctattatgattgttgtataataagttaaatttgtaaattgttgtatttatctattactaTTGCTGCctccaaaaatattttcatccaTTCTCCAATCGTAattgaattaatgttttaagtagctttttattgcaaatgtctttgatattgtttttctaGATTTACAGCAAAAGCTAATGATTCTGGCATGTATCATTGTATAGCAGAAAACTCTATGGGCAAAGCAATGCGTACTGTAAACGTCAATGTTTGGGGTaagataactataaaataatgtatctatttttatactgatTTGGGATATACGTATAATACACACTttgataatatgtaacatCCTGTTAAGTATTATTGCGTCAAAAATTTATCGTGCGCCTACGACCGTTACTTCAGACTAAACGACACCAGATTAAACCTTAGGACTTTCCTTATATTCTTTTGAattgagaaaataattaattaagaattgaTCGATAGTACTGTatgcataaataattgattggggtaaataaataataaaaataaaaaaaaatattattttactgtagGTGCGTAATATAGatactttcatattattattttgtaattatattagcTTTAACTTTACTTTTTAGTGGCGCCATACATAGACCCACCTGTTTCAAATAACATCACTTCAAAGGCCGGTTCAACTGTGCATTTCGATTGCTATATTGGTCTGGGAAATCCAATGCCAGCAACGAGATGGGTATTTATAGCGCCGAACAGCAATATAACAGTTCTGACGGTGTAAGTAATATTAGCTAATAAATTCCGCTAGGAGacacaattttatgtaaaaattatgttctGTATTTCAGTGGGCATTCTACTGGAAGTCTTAATTACGcacttaaaaatgtatctaGAAGAAATGAAGGCACTTATCGATGCATTGCTGAAAATGAAGTTGGAGTAGAtaccatacatatatatttaaaagtcgtCTAAATCATTATTCTTTCTtacttattcaatttttttattagcgtaatatatattattcatcattatttttatattttactttaaattaaatggtaagtaaataaaaacatgctgtttgttttattttacaagctCGACTATCTCATAGCATTACACTgaaatactacataatattataactacaaTACTAAACAGTATTTTAGTTCAATGTATGCCTGtagcataataatatacatataattcatattaatttagttaCCGTTTCAAATTCTTTGTCAActgggttgcctggaagaaattgcTTTTGAGCAATATGGCTTTGTTTTtctataagtaataatttaatgtattttttctctTTGTTCTGGTATGTCACAatgtatataaagaataaataaataaatgatcatatttaatgtagataatttataatctgatACCTTAAActtcaaacataatatttttaaaaattacccaTAGCTGTAGGTAcctagataaaaatataactcataaatattttttttaattaaaatctatcaTAATTTGTCTGTATATTATTCGTGCACCGATGGTCatgaatattcaaaataaaagtaataaaaagagGAAAGAATTGATTTTTTCTTGCAATAAATAGAGAATCAGTACGGTAGGTTGATAAGATTCAAAtcgtcttaataaattattatctgtattgCTACTATCACTTATGTACAGTTTCGTTCATCTGTGACTCTGTCCCGTGGGCtgtgacatttaaaattagtcaAGTCAAATTCACATTCAGATAATTACTGTCGCGATTAGCGAGctcatgaaaaatataaacctatattttgttaagaattgtttatatttttattaacacaagaatcattttattgtttactttataaaagaaaatgtgcTTATAAATCATGTCTGACTCAAAATTACCACCCTTTCTCCTCCAGGAATTACCAGATATAACTGAAAGTGTAAATTTTCCCATCAAGAATATTCAACGAATAAAGGTTAGTTTCTTTCAATTCATTTGGCAGTTATTCAAAACATACACAGGTCTCTCTAATAGGACAATGTTTtacaaatagaatttaataatagactAACATCAAGGTTAAAAAGAAGTGCTGTTTATCTTCCATttgagataaaatttaaatgttatgttagtgtatttaaatgcaaatttcttagaaacataatataataatttaaaaaaagaactagTTATAAGATGACGCTTTGGATAACATTATCAATAAGATAACAATTATGAATGtcttgaaatttttttaatgaacgcAAGTCGCACTCGCAACTCTGAAGGTTTCGTACAAATAGGCTAAAGAGCGACTGCAAACAAAAATTGATCAACCTTTCTATATATGACAGTCCCAACAGTTGGTTAAACTCGAATTTGTTATAGTGGATTACAGAAATACAtctcttaaattttttgtgtctGTCTAACTATCTAACTATCATAGACCCATGAGATACAGCAAGGTGACACAATTTTTCTGCTTTCCTCGCTTGTCAACTAATCACTTACTCAAGTTTTGTTTTGTGACGGAGAGTATTCAATCAGCATTATAATTTCAAGCAAGGAGTTTTGCtcattttatacttaaatcttatacttacagttttattatagttgataaaaataaaaggtgAGAAGAGAAGCTTTGACAGCAGTTTTCTTAGACACCCTAAGTTAtaaccaatttattttatttttttgaaggCATAAATAGTTGTCAATAAAGCACAACAACTGTAATCAAGCAAATATTTGTCTTTTTCAGTATACTTGCTTTGATGTTTCAAAGTCTTTGATAGCTTTTGGAGCAACAAGCGGAgggatttatgtttttaaccgATGGCCGTGTGAATTCATACAACTTATTCCTaataaggtaaaatataactataactttgtaaataatatttttgcttacaaagctttgttttgttttaatctagattttatttagttactaAGCATGTTAGTTACAATGGGGcagcaataaacaaaatgcttAAAAGCCTGTTAAAAAATgctattaacaattatataatattgtctagtcaaatatttttgtaattgatcAGCCACAAATGTGTTCaacaattgtatattattcttatttgtCATACTGTCAACCATAATATGACTTGGCTCCTGAGAGTATACTATGTTATATCAGTTATATTCAAACAGGTTTTGTtgcaacaattaaattattgtctgTTGGTCATTTGGCCATTATCGTTATcttgaataaattgttaacaGTAGCTCGTACATAACCATACAACCAGACTGAGTAGAggatatcaaatgaaatgtCTCTATTGGGcaacatattgtattaattatctcAAAAAATCGATATGTGAATTTACTTCGCAGAATTAAAAATGGTATTGTgcataatctataaaaaaaaaaaaattataaacatttcaggATGGGCCAGTAACCCGTTTAGCTATATCAGCCGATGAAAAGCACATCGGCTTTGCTAATGGCAAAGGCATGGTTACAGTATCGGAATGTGATCAGACATTGAGCAGAAATTATTCTACCACATCATCAAAGGAACATCTAGGAAATGAAGTCACAGCTATGATCTGGAGTAGGAATATGCTATTTAACGGAGATGATGTTGGGAAAATATCAGTTTTGCAGCTGCAGAGTTTTATAGTAAGTaacatattgataatttttgccataaatattatgaacatacaacttatataatttatttcaagctggataaaatatgtgtgtgtaatGCCTGATATGAATACAAAGTCATAGaatttgtaattgaaaatatatagtactgtattaactgtatttaaggatacagaaaaataaatattacatattgaatttttttgttaatattattccaTTATACTTTCAGGCCAAAACAATGTTCCACAGCTCGTCCCAAACTATTATGAGCTTAGATTCGCGTATATGCCAACTGGACACAAGAGATTGTATGCTACTAGTCTCAACATTAACACGCTGTTATATTTGCAACACGGCACAAGAGCAATACAGACA from Zerene cesonia ecotype Mississippi chromosome 27, Zerene_cesonia_1.1, whole genome shotgun sequence encodes the following:
- the LOC119837474 gene encoding hemicentin-1-like; this translates as MSTYLIFILCYIPLAICTKGVTLVVDTTKSMSEEKEIIKSNINIALCGINKLNYEFMFLPFNNPEIGPPIMSSSCHEIMGFIDLMEMSGGYSCPEKSLSALEMALQRSKSSSYIFLFTDARPEDTDKLGAVQTLCRTQQSQVFIFLSDKCHPTDTFDMFHEVAKSCAGAVYYFDLWNLREAFTYMKEIMRTDWSEMRSREEIYGNKRFSFSVDTYTSNIIIGISGEYPDLEILNNFEHNLNINQVVSTRHAKVLMIVEPPQGEYFIEAQCRGYAVVTFLAHTQLQFKYGFSPKKARSLNETSGRPLPGTTSYIFVELPDTSIELTSAELHFIKTNDINTLKLEQININKGLYMATHLFEPGKSFRLSLRGSLQSNGRNIKGLTKYLDPQHPEMVTEWIHPEAEILDPDSILLDFGLNATLGCKVESFPSPEVWWEDDQGDKLPSETVLLEIPSTYISYMRIDNATRNGTVLCKAKNALDTADDSIEVFINRTFTFEVLQYPTDTTVEYGEEGRLFCEVNAYPEAEIKWFHNGTEVEGSDDIELLPDENLLLIKEMSLNSTGEYVCEIKNDAEFRSYEATVYVTGLDPPEVKLQNSEIVLKPGDWTQQECTVLKGKPKPEITWKYKVQNGYDYLDIPDGVYVEENIVKIPSAQTFHAGVFICEATNVMGVDMQEVTIRVQFPPKIKNKDENLIVKQGDLVALSCDVDAVPSAQVHWDMYQDDVIITFDEGHFTDDRNTHRFTAKANDSGMYHCIAENSMGKAMRTVNVNVWVAPYIDPPVSNNITSKAGSTVHFDCYIGLGNPMPATRWVFIAPNSNITVLTVGHSTGSLNYALKNVSRRNEGTYRCIAENEVGVDTIHIYLKVV